The following proteins are co-located in the Phyllostomus discolor isolate MPI-MPIP mPhyDis1 chromosome 1, mPhyDis1.pri.v3, whole genome shotgun sequence genome:
- the CIDEB gene encoding cell death activator CIDE-B: protein MEYLSALNPSGLLRSVSNMSSEFGRRVWTSASPPPRPFRVCDHKRTNRKGLTAATREELLDKALEALLLSGALTLVLEEDGTAVESEDFFQLLEDDTCLMVLECGQSWSPNRSGVLSYGLGREKPKHSKDIARITFDVYKQNPRDLFGSLNIKATFYGLYSMSCDIQGLGPKKVLRELLRWTSTLLQGLGHALLGIASTLRHVVEGAGQWQQQGRLHPY from the exons ATGGAGTACCTCTCTGCCCTGAATCCCAGTGGCCTACTCAG GTCAGTATCCAATATGAGCTCTGAGTTTGGCCGTAGAGTCTGGACCTCAGCTTCACCACCCCCGAGACCTTTCCGTGTCTGTGATCACAAGCGGACCAACCGGAAAGGTCTGACAGCTGCCACCCGAGAGGAGCTGCTAGACAAG GCACTGGAGGCCTTGCTGCTGAGTGGAGCGCTAACCCTGGTGCTGGAGGAGGATGGGACCGCCGTGGAGAGCGAAGACTTCTTCCAGTTGTTGGAGGATGACACGTGCCTGATGGTGCTGGAGTGTGGACAGAGCTGGAGTCCCAACAGG AGTGGGGTGCTGTCATATGGCCTGGGCCGGGAGAAGCCCAAGCACAGCAAGGACATCGCCCGCATCACCTTTGACGTGTACAAGCAAAACCCTCGAGACCTCTTTGGGAGCCTGAACATCAAGGCCACATTCTATGGGCTCTACTCCATGAGTTGTGACATTCAAGGACTCGGCCCAAAGAAAGTACTCAG GGAGCTCCTCCGATGGACCTCCACACTGCTGCAAGGCCTGGGCCATGCGTTGCTGGGAATTGCCTCTACCCTTCGCCATGTAGTGGAAggggctgggcagtggcagcagcaagGTCGCCTTCATCCCTACTGA
- the NOP9 gene encoding nucleolar protein 9 — protein sequence MALGPRSSHKTGSRFPAGSKRGRGAKGSGRPASGRHRQPSAPPEGRSEPAVDAHPHLSPEALGYFRRALTALKEAPETGEERELMVHNVLKEVEAQALALATNRTGSEMLQELLGFSPLKPLCRVLAVLRSNLRFVACHRCGVHVLESALLQLPRLLGNPVEEEEEEEVEEEEDGKDPPLDTLKELVLGLASEVCDDFLFYCGDTHGSFVVRTLLQVLGGTLLESERARPRGSQSPEARRAPTREYKPAAFEVPESFLNCLQDLSSCFLKDIAVFITDKISSFCFQVALQVLHHKLPRFCAHLCDAVIGYLSNRSSSADGSPLLLFLRDQTSSRLLEQVLLVLEPPRLQSLFEDHFQGRLQTLAAHPIANFPLQRLLDAITTPELLSPVFEELSPALEAVLAQGHPGVVIALVGACRRVGTHQAQVLQLLLEAFHCAEPFSRQVACVPLFATLMAYEVYYGLAEEEGSVPTEHEVDMAAARALGEVTVLGSLLLQHLLHFSTPGLVLQSLAAMTGPQLLTLAQSPAGSHVLDAVLTSPSVTRKQRRRVLKTLKGQYVALACSRHGSRVLDAIWGGATLGARKEIAAELGERDQELIKDPFGHHVARNVALTTFLKRREAWEQQQGAVAKRRRILNSILED from the exons ATGGCACTGGGTCCGCGGTCCTCCCATAAGACCGGGAGCAGGTTCCCAGCTGGCAGCAAACGAGGGCGCGGGGCCAAGGGGTCGGGGCGCCCCGCATCAGGCCGTCATAGACAACCCAGCGCGCCTCCAGAGGGGCGCTCGGAGCCGGCTGTAGACGCGCATCCTCACCTGAGCCCCGAAGCGCTGGGGTATTTCCGCCGGGCTTTGACGGCGCTTAAAGAGGCCCCGGAGACCGGGGAAGAACGAG AGCTGATGGTGCACAATGTTTTGAAGGAAGTGGAGGCTCAGGCCCTCGCTTTGGCCACAAACAGGACTGGCAGCGAGATGCTGCAGGAACTGTTGGGGTTCAGTCCCCTGAAACCTCTGTGTCGAGTACTGGCTGTTCTGCGCTCTAACTTGCGCTTTGTGGCCTGTCACCGATGCGGGGTCCATGTATTGGAAAGTGCTTTGCTGCAGCTGCCTCGATTGTTGGGGAAccctgtggaggaggaggaggaggaggaggtggaggaggaggaggatgggaaggATCCTCCCTTGGACACCCTGAAGGAGCTGGTCCTGGGACTAGCCTCTGAGGTGTgtgatgattttcttttctactgTGGAGACACACATGGCAGCTTCGTGGTCAGAACTCTGCTGCAGGTGTTAGGAGGGACTCTTCTGGAGTCTGAGAGAGCCAGACCCCGTGGCTCCCAGTCACCTG AAGCACGAAGGGCCCCAACCCGGGAATATAAGCCAGCTGCTTTCGAGGTTCCCGAATCCTTCTTGAATTGTCTTCAGGACCTGAGCTCCTGCTTTCTGAAAGACATCGCTG TGTTTATCACTGACAAGATCTCCAGCTTCTGCTTTCAAGTGGCCTTGCAGGTCTTACACCACAAACTGCCCCGGTTTTGTGCTCACCTGTGTGATGCTGTGATTGGCTATCTGAGTAACCGCAGTTCTTCAGCAGATGGCAG CCCCCTACTGCTATTCCTGAGGGATCAGACGAGCTCCAGACTCCTGGAgcaggtgctgctggtgctggagcCCCCAAGGCTCCAGAGCCTTTTTGAAGATCACTTCCAAGGGCGGCTGCAGACCCTGGCTGCACATCCTATTGCCAACTTCCCTTTACAGCGTTTACTAGATGCGATCACTACCCCTGAGCTG CTGTCCCCTGTGTTTGAGGAGCTGAGCCCCGCCCTGGAAGCGGTGCTGGCACAGGGTCACCCAGGGGTAGTCATTGCCCTGGTGGGAGCCTGCCGTCGAGTTGGGACCCACCAAGCCCAGGTCCTGCAGCTGCTGTTAGAG GCATTCCACTGCGCAGAGCCCTTTTCTCGGCAGGTGGCCTGTGTGCCCCTCTTTGCCACTTTGATGGCATATGAGGTATACTACGGACTGGCGGAGGAGGAGGGGTCAGTCCCCACGGAGCACGAG GTTGACATGGCcgcagccagggccctgggggaagTGACAGTGCTTGGATCTCTACTGCTTCAGCATCTGTTGCACTTCTCCACTCCTGGCCTTGTACTTCAAAGTCTGGCCGCCATGACGGGACCACAGCTTCTGACTCTGGCCCAAAGCCCTGCTGGTTCCCATGTGCTGGATGCCGTCCTGACCAGCCCTTCTGTGACACGCAAGCAGCGCCGCCGTGTGCTCAAGACGCTGAAG GGACAGTACGTGGCTTTGGCTTGCAGTCGCCATGGCAGCCGTGTGCTAGATGCCATCTGGGGCGGAGCAACCTTGGGGGCCCGGAAAGAAATTGCTGCCGAGCTAG GGGAGCGGGATCAGGAGCTGATAAAAGACCCCTTTGGCCACCACGTGGCACGAAACGTGGCCCTGACTACTTTCCTGAAGCGTCGAGAGGCCTGGGAACAGCAGCAGGGAGCAGTTGCCAAGCGGAGGAGGATTTTGAACTCAATTCTTGAAGACTGA
- the DHRS1 gene encoding dehydrogenase/reductase SDR family member 1, whose product MATPMEGQVCVVTGASRGIGRGIALQLCQAGATVYITGRHLDTLQAAAQDAQSRGGRCVPVVCDSSQESDVRSLFEQVDREQHGRLDVLVNNAYAGVQTVLKNKKAFWESPASIWDDINNAGLRGHYLCSVYGARLMVPAGRGLIVVISSIGGMRYTFNVSYGVGKAACDRLAADCAHELRRHGVSYVSLWPGLVQTELLKDYMEKSDNAEDPFLKQLKSNFSSGETPEMSGKCVVALATDPNILSLSGKVLPSCDLARRYGLQDVDGRPIWDYLSLSSVLHSASSLGWLASYLPGFLRMPKWIMTLYTSKF is encoded by the exons ATGGCAACCCCCATGGAGGGCCAAGTGTGCGTGGTGACTGGTGCCTCCAGGGGTATTGGGCGTGGCATCGCCTTGCAGCTCTGCCAAGCCGGTGCCACAGTTTACATCACTGGCCGACATCTGGACACACTGCAGGCTGCTGCTCAGGAT GCGCAATCCCGAGGGGGCCGTTGTGTGCCTGTGGTGTGTGATTCAAGCCAGGAAAGTGACGTGCGAAGCCTGTTTGAACAAGTGGATCGAGAACAGCACGGGCGTTTGGATGTGCTGGTCAACAACGCCTACGCTGGGGTCCAG ACAGTTCTGAAAAACAAGAAGGCATTCTGGGAAAGCCCCGCCTCCATTTGGGATGATATCAACAACGCAGGACTCAG AGGCCACTACTTGTGCTCAGTGTATGGGGCACGGCTGATGGTACCAGCTGGCCGGGGACTCATCGTGGTCATCTCCTCCATTGGGGGAATGCGGTACACCTTCAATGTCTCCTATGGCGTGGGCAAAGCTGCG TGTGACAGGCTGGCTGCTGACTGTGCCCATGAGCTACGGCGCCACGGGGTCAGCTATGTGTCTCTGTGGCCAGGGCTGGTGCAGACAGAACTGCTGAAGGATTACATGGAGAAGAGTGACAATGCTGAGGATCCCTTCTTAAAGCAG CTCAAATCTAATTTCTCATCCGGGGAAACCCCAGAAATGAGTGGCAAATGTGTGGTGGCTCTGGCAACAG ACCCCAATATCCTGAGCCTGAGTGGAAAGGTGCTGCCATCTTGTGACCTTGCTCGGCGCTACGGCCTTCAGGATGTGGATG GCCGCCCCATCTGGGACTATTTGTCTCTGAGTTCGGTTCTCCACTCTGCCTCTAGCCTGGGCTGGCTAGCCTCCTACTTGCCTGGCTTTCTCCGGATGCCCAAGTGGATTATGACGCTCTACACAAGCAAGTTCTAA